The genomic segment ATGCCCGGCTCGCCGCCCATTTCGGGGCGGATTATGTGCCCGGCATGAAACTCGAGCCTTCCCGCGCCGCGCGGGCCGAGGCCGATCGCCGCGCGGAGCTGCTCGGCATTAAAGGAACGAATTTCAATATTCTCGTGCATCCGGGCAATTTCAGGAAGACGGAGCACCGCTGGCCGCGGGAAAAATTTATCGCCCTGACCGGACTGCTTTTGGAAGAGCCTGGCAACCGCGTATTCTATTTTGCGGGGCCGGGTGAAACCCGGCCGGTGGAAGAAATGCTTGCGCGCCTGCCTGCCGGCCAGGTTACGCTGATAACGGCCATGCATCCCGCCGTGTTCGCCGCGCTGGCTGCGAAGTTTCAGCTGATGATAGTGAGCGCGACGGGGCCCATGCACATCGCCTCCGCCATGGGCGTGCCGCTGCTCACTTTCAATTCCGAGTACAGCTGGCAGTGCTGGCGGCCGCTTACCGGGCTGTGCCGCAATCTGCATTCCGGTGACTGGCGCACCTGCCGCACCATCTCCGTTGAAGAAGCGTACGCCGCCTGCCAACTGCTGCGTAAAATGCTGCCGGAGCAGGGGCCGCAAAACAGCGGGCCGGCATCGGGCGGATAACGGCGGTAACAGCGTATTTTTCAGCGGATCAGTCTGGCCAGCGCGAGGAATTTTTCAAGCGGCACCGTTTCGGGCCGCGCGCCCGGATCTATGGAGCAGGAAACAAGCGCGTCCTCCAGCGCGGCTTTTTCAAGGCCCGGCGTGTGGGCCAGCGAATTCAAAATGGTTTTGCGTTTATGCGCGAACGCCGCTTTCACCGTGTGAAAGAATGCGGCCGTTTCCGCTTCGTTATTGAGCAGCGCCGTGTCCAGCCTGGTCAGTTCCACTACGGCGGAGTCCACTTTCGGCGGCGGCGAAAACAGTTTCCGCCCTACTGCTGTCACGCGGCGCGCCAGCGCGCGGCTCTGCACGCTGAGCGTAAGCACGCCGTATTGCCGCGAGCCGGGCCGGGCCAGAATCCGGTCCGCCACTTCTTTCTGAAACATCAGCACCGCAGCGCCGAACCCGCGCCAGCCCAGCAGTTTCTGCATGATGGCGGTTCCTGTGGCGTAGGGCAGATTG from the Elusimicrobiaceae bacterium genome contains:
- the rsmA gene encoding 16S rRNA (adenine(1518)-N(6)/adenine(1519)-N(6))-dimethyltransferase RsmA, with product MPKYSQNFLTSHAAAASITQAANRHDGCEHAVEIGPGKGFLTRGLLAGRENKLTLVEIDPAMIAHLNGKYPVPQPFKLVNRDFLELDLDAEFGQYRRVLFVSNLPYATGTAIMQKLLGWRGFGAAVLMFQKEVADRILARPGSRQYGVLTLSVQSRALARRVTAVGRKLFSPPPKVDSAVVELTRLDTALLNNEAETAAFFHTVKAAFAHKRKTILNSLAHTPGLEKAALEDALVSCSIDPGARPETVPLEKFLALARLIR
- a CDS encoding glycosyltransferase family 9 protein, translated to MSAPCPQKVLFVWIGRLGDLMVSTPFIVAFRARFPQARITLMVRNCSSELATAVPGVDRVITFPSLSKPGAVFRFLAHYLFSRYDCCVDLNAAYSRTSGLLCRFSGAGRRVSFKKKLHGKFYTEVIAEPEEKEHFSDRYARLAAHFGADYVPGMKLEPSRAARAEADRRAELLGIKGTNFNILVHPGNFRKTEHRWPREKFIALTGLLLEEPGNRVFYFAGPGETRPVEEMLARLPAGQVTLITAMHPAVFAALAAKFQLMIVSATGPMHIASAMGVPLLTFNSEYSWQCWRPLTGLCRNLHSGDWRTCRTISVEEAYAACQLLRKMLPEQGPQNSGPASGG